The proteins below come from a single Streptomyces spongiicola genomic window:
- a CDS encoding GTP-binding protein, with protein sequence MGSAPASDDVYLRPGVRTAVKILVVGHFAVGKTTFVGTLSEIRPLHTEEVMTEAGALVDDLGGALGKTTTTVALDFGRLTLSDDTVLYLFGTPGQQRFTELWRDMTRGALGALVLADTRRLGQSFDVMGVLEELGLPYAVALNEFDGAPEHTLEEVREALDLLPDTPLVRCDARDQHSSTRALISLVEYLLTRTSELEHA encoded by the coding sequence ATGGGCTCCGCGCCCGCCTCTGACGACGTCTACCTCCGGCCGGGTGTGCGCACCGCGGTCAAGATCCTGGTCGTCGGCCATTTCGCGGTCGGCAAGACCACCTTCGTCGGCACGCTGTCCGAGATCCGCCCCCTGCACACCGAGGAGGTGATGACCGAGGCGGGCGCCCTGGTGGACGACCTGGGCGGCGCCCTCGGCAAGACGACCACCACGGTCGCCCTCGACTTCGGACGGCTCACCCTGAGCGACGACACGGTGCTGTACCTCTTCGGCACCCCGGGGCAGCAGCGGTTCACCGAGCTGTGGCGGGACATGACCCGGGGCGCGCTCGGCGCACTCGTCCTGGCCGACACCCGCCGCCTCGGGCAGTCGTTCGACGTCATGGGCGTCCTGGAGGAGCTGGGCCTTCCCTACGCCGTTGCCCTGAACGAGTTCGACGGCGCCCCGGAGCACACGCTGGAAGAGGTGCGGGAGGCCCTCGACCTGCTCCCGGACACCCCCCTCGTCCGCTGTGACGCCCGCGACCAGCACTCCTCCACCCGGGCACTGATCTCCCTCGTCGAGTACCTCCTGACCCGCACCAGCGAACTGGAGCACGCGTGA
- a CDS encoding cytochrome P450 family protein — MRERGPVARVELPGAVQALAVSSPALLKRLLTDARVSKDPRQHWPAWINGEIPPDWPLFTWVAVQNMFTAYGGEHRRLRGLVSRAFTARRTAALRPRIEQITEQLLDRVAEVGSRGEVVDLREEFCYPLPIQVISELFGLPSDKAVDLREVVDGLFHTSAEPDEVTATYARLYQVLGELVAAKRESPGDDLTTGLIAAREEEGAARLSEQELLDTLVLMIGAGHETTVNLIDNAAHALLTHPDQLALVREGRATWDDAIEESLRADAPVANLPLRYAVEDIELGELGGPRGMVIHAGEAILAAYAAAGRDAGRHGEDADRFDVTRTDKEHLAFGYGAHHCLGAPLGRLEARVAIPALFDRFPGLALAGPPEELLPVESFISHGHRSLPVRLF; from the coding sequence ATGCGTGAGAGAGGCCCGGTGGCGCGTGTCGAACTCCCCGGTGCCGTGCAGGCGTTGGCGGTCAGCAGTCCCGCTCTCCTCAAACGGCTGCTCACCGACGCACGGGTGTCCAAGGACCCGCGACAGCACTGGCCGGCCTGGATCAACGGGGAGATCCCCCCGGACTGGCCGCTGTTCACCTGGGTCGCCGTGCAGAACATGTTCACCGCCTACGGCGGGGAGCACCGGCGGCTGCGCGGCCTGGTGTCGCGGGCCTTCACCGCGCGACGCACGGCCGCGCTGCGCCCCCGCATCGAGCAGATCACGGAGCAGCTGCTGGACCGGGTCGCCGAGGTGGGGAGCCGGGGCGAGGTGGTGGACCTGCGTGAGGAGTTCTGCTACCCGCTGCCCATCCAGGTGATCAGCGAACTGTTCGGCCTGCCGAGCGACAAGGCGGTCGACCTGCGCGAGGTCGTGGACGGCCTGTTCCACACCTCCGCGGAGCCCGACGAGGTCACCGCCACCTACGCCCGTCTCTACCAGGTGCTGGGGGAACTCGTCGCGGCCAAGCGGGAGTCACCCGGAGACGACCTGACCACCGGCCTCATCGCGGCGCGAGAAGAGGAGGGCGCCGCCCGGCTGAGCGAGCAGGAGCTGCTCGACACCCTGGTACTCATGATCGGCGCCGGTCACGAGACCACCGTCAACCTCATCGACAACGCGGCGCACGCCCTGCTCACCCACCCCGATCAGCTCGCCCTTGTCCGCGAGGGCCGTGCCACCTGGGACGACGCCATCGAGGAGAGCCTGCGGGCGGACGCACCCGTGGCCAATCTGCCGCTGCGGTACGCCGTGGAGGACATCGAACTCGGTGAACTCGGCGGACCGCGGGGCATGGTGATCCACGCGGGGGAGGCCATCCTCGCCGCCTACGCCGCCGCCGGGCGTGATGCCGGGCGCCACGGCGAGGACGCCGACCGCTTCGACGTCACCCGGACCGACAAGGAGCACCTGGCCTTCGGCTACGGTGCGCACCACTGCCTCGGTGCCCCCCTCGGGCGGCTGGAGGCCCGGGTCGCGATCCCCGCGCTCTTCGACCGCTTCCCCGGGCTCGCACTCGCCGGGCCGCCGGAGGAACTGCTGCCCGTGGAGTCGTTCATCTCCCACGGGCACCGGTCCCTGCCGGTCCGCCTGTTCTGA
- a CDS encoding DUF5709 domain-containing protein, with translation MSDSMADAVYQPTGSNEEQGDAAHLDLEDALDEPDYDQILDQGYSPPERPLGVDRVGTTAAEQREGESLDRRLAVELPDVAADDWDGIGDLPGGAGEPIDDEVGSVRAGRLVAPDEGTRPDTDKQLFASDVGIDAGAAGAEEAAVHVVVDEERGEPPGAGPWQ, from the coding sequence ATGAGCGACAGCATGGCGGACGCCGTCTACCAGCCGACCGGCTCCAACGAGGAGCAGGGGGACGCGGCCCATCTGGACCTCGAGGACGCGCTGGACGAGCCGGACTACGACCAGATACTCGACCAGGGCTACTCTCCGCCGGAGCGGCCGCTCGGCGTGGACCGGGTGGGGACGACGGCGGCCGAGCAGCGCGAGGGCGAGTCGCTCGACCGGCGGCTGGCAGTGGAACTCCCCGACGTCGCGGCGGACGACTGGGACGGCATCGGCGACCTGCCCGGTGGTGCGGGCGAGCCGATCGACGACGAGGTCGGCAGTGTGCGGGCCGGGCGGCTGGTGGCCCCCGACGAGGGAACCCGCCCGGACACCGACAAACAGCTCTTCGCCAGTGATGTGGGCATCGACGCCGGTGCCGCCGGAGCCGAGGAGGCGGCGGTGCACGTCGTGGTCGACGAGGAACGCGGCGAACCACCCGGCGCCGGGCCCTGGCAGTGA
- the ppk2 gene encoding polyphosphate kinase 2: MYRQSDDASASPSPRAAGGSGPGGPHGPRTPKRPGSPATATTGGDTALLRGLRVDDARPEQPILLDGDGTPIDTWRENHPYDHKLSRKSYERRKRVLQIELLKLQKWVRENGVRMVVVCEGRDAAGKGGTIKRFTERLNPRGARVVALDKPTERESGQWYFQRYVPHLPAAGEMVFFDRSWYNRAGVERVMGFCTSGQYRHFLAQTPVFEKLLTDDGVVLVKFWFSVSRNEQRTRFAIRRVDPVRRWKLSPTDLASLDRWDDYTRAKVEMFRETDTPHAPWTVVKNNDKRRGRLEAIRHLLLRADYTDKDPEAVGKPDPLIIGAAATLLERGEEPADLTPTPLAPHDDGPGSHPGRR, from the coding sequence ATGTACCGGCAGAGTGACGACGCCTCCGCTTCCCCTTCCCCACGGGCCGCCGGGGGGAGCGGGCCGGGCGGTCCGCACGGCCCGCGCACACCGAAGAGACCCGGCTCTCCGGCGACGGCGACCACCGGAGGGGACACCGCGCTGCTCAGGGGCCTGCGGGTCGACGACGCCCGCCCCGAACAGCCGATCCTGCTCGACGGCGACGGCACGCCCATCGACACCTGGCGCGAGAACCACCCCTACGACCACAAGCTGAGCCGCAAGAGCTACGAGCGCCGGAAGCGGGTGCTGCAGATCGAGCTGCTGAAGCTGCAGAAGTGGGTACGGGAGAACGGCGTGCGCATGGTCGTCGTGTGCGAGGGGCGCGACGCGGCGGGCAAGGGCGGCACGATCAAGCGCTTCACCGAACGCCTCAACCCCCGCGGCGCCCGGGTGGTGGCGCTGGACAAGCCCACCGAACGGGAGTCGGGGCAGTGGTACTTCCAGCGGTATGTACCTCATCTCCCCGCCGCCGGTGAGATGGTCTTCTTCGACCGCTCCTGGTACAACCGGGCCGGCGTGGAGCGGGTCATGGGCTTCTGCACCTCCGGGCAGTACCGGCACTTCCTCGCCCAGACGCCGGTCTTCGAGAAGCTGCTGACGGACGACGGCGTCGTGCTGGTGAAGTTCTGGTTCTCGGTGTCCCGCAACGAGCAGCGCACCCGTTTCGCGATCCGCCGGGTCGACCCCGTACGCCGCTGGAAGCTCTCCCCCACCGACCTCGCGTCGCTGGACCGCTGGGACGACTACACCCGGGCCAAGGTCGAGATGTTCCGGGAGACCGACACGCCCCACGCACCGTGGACCGTGGTGAAGAACAACGACAAACGGCGCGGCCGGCTGGAGGCCATCCGCCATCTGCTGCTCCGCGCCGACTACACGGACAAGGACCCGGAAGCCGTCGGGAAGCCGGACCCGCTGATCATCGGTGCCGCGGCCACCCTCCTGGAACGCGGCGAGGAGCCGGCGGACCTCACCCCCACCCCCCTGGCGCCCCACGACGACGGGCCCGGCAGCCATCCCGGGCGGCGGTGA
- a CDS encoding phospholipase D-like domain-containing protein, translating to MQRLRRRLERLIGVAATEGNELIPLRNGNEIFPAMLDAIRSAEHSVDMMTFVYWRGQIARDFAGELAERARAGVRVRLLLDGFGAKEIEQELLDTMDGAGVRIAWFRKPVWLSPFKQNHRCHRKALIVDEQTAFTGGVGIAQEWCGDAREPGEWRDTHVQVRGPAVDGVAAAFAQNWAECHDELYDEHDRFAEQPRCGGSVVQVVRGSASIGWQDMQTLIRVMLTSAEQRFRLTTAYFAPDAFFVDLLCRTARRGVRVEILLPGPHTDQRACRLAGQHHYTTLLEAGVSIRQYQPTMMHAKIITVDSVASLIGSTNFNRRSMDHDEEIMLAVLDESFTAVLDADFDEDARRSADIDPARWRRRAAVQRVKEASVAPIRRFL from the coding sequence GTGCAGCGGCTGCGACGCAGACTCGAGCGGCTGATCGGCGTGGCGGCCACCGAGGGCAACGAGTTGATACCACTGCGCAACGGGAACGAGATATTCCCGGCCATGCTGGACGCGATCCGATCGGCGGAGCACTCCGTCGACATGATGACGTTCGTCTACTGGCGCGGGCAGATCGCCCGCGACTTCGCCGGCGAACTCGCCGAGCGGGCGCGTGCCGGGGTGCGTGTGCGGCTGCTGCTCGACGGCTTCGGGGCGAAGGAGATCGAACAGGAACTCCTCGACACCATGGACGGCGCGGGCGTGCGGATCGCCTGGTTCCGCAAGCCCGTGTGGCTGTCGCCGTTCAAGCAGAACCACCGCTGCCACCGCAAGGCCCTGATCGTGGACGAGCAGACGGCGTTCACCGGTGGAGTGGGTATCGCCCAGGAGTGGTGCGGAGACGCCCGCGAACCGGGGGAGTGGCGCGACACCCACGTCCAGGTCCGGGGACCCGCGGTGGACGGTGTCGCGGCGGCGTTCGCCCAGAACTGGGCCGAGTGCCACGACGAGTTGTACGACGAGCACGACCGGTTCGCCGAGCAGCCCCGCTGCGGCGGTTCCGTGGTGCAGGTGGTCCGCGGCTCGGCGAGCATCGGGTGGCAGGACATGCAGACGCTGATCCGGGTCATGCTCACCTCCGCCGAGCAGCGCTTCCGCCTGACGACCGCCTACTTCGCGCCCGACGCGTTCTTCGTCGACCTGCTGTGCCGCACCGCGCGCCGCGGTGTGCGGGTGGAGATCCTGCTCCCCGGCCCGCACACCGACCAGCGCGCCTGCCGGCTCGCGGGGCAGCACCACTACACGACGCTGCTCGAGGCGGGTGTGAGCATCCGGCAGTACCAGCCCACCATGATGCACGCCAAGATCATCACGGTGGACTCGGTGGCGTCCCTGATCGGGTCCACCAACTTCAACCGGCGCTCGATGGACCACGACGAGGAGATCATGCTCGCCGTCCTCGACGAGTCCTTCACCGCGGTCCTCGACGCCGACTTCGACGAGGACGCCCGACGCAGCGCGGACATCGATCCCGCCCGCTGGCGGCGGCGCGCCGCCGTCCAGCGGGTCAAGGAGGCTTCGGTCGCCCCGATCCGGCGGTTCCTCTAG
- a CDS encoding DUF742 domain-containing protein gives MSPPRPRPSGRLVRPYVVTEGRAHPSRSTLDLVTLLIAADGPSPSGLGPEKRRLTELCRPGALSVAEVAGYLSLPVSVTKVLVADLMDSGHIVALAPIPAALPSDARILKEVLDGLRARL, from the coding sequence ATGAGTCCCCCCCGACCACGGCCCTCGGGACGGCTGGTGCGGCCCTACGTGGTCACGGAGGGCCGCGCCCACCCGAGCCGCAGCACCCTCGACCTGGTCACGCTGCTCATCGCGGCGGACGGGCCGTCACCGAGCGGCCTGGGGCCCGAGAAGAGACGCCTCACGGAACTCTGCCGTCCCGGCGCGCTGTCCGTGGCGGAGGTGGCCGGGTATCTGTCGCTGCCGGTCAGCGTCACCAAGGTGCTGGTGGCCGACCTCATGGACAGCGGGCACATCGTCGCCCTCGCCCCGATCCCGGCGGCCCTGCCGTCCGATGCCCGAATCCTCAAGGAGGTGCTCGATGGGCTCCGCGCCCGCCTCTGA
- a CDS encoding ATP-binding protein: protein MTEQIPEAVVWCLGVGLLAVTVLLVRQRGISARQGRRSELLAEGLRSREEELRHLVTVRLPALEESAHRPVPGVGLLDARLAETDFAKCLDGVLERFAEAVENSQARADRSAKAALKSSMRSIQALASEQQVAISDMQDRHDHPDVLRDLLEIDHANAQFGRRAQAIAVLCGSWPGRQRAASGLTDVVRGSTSRIRDYRRIRIHGEVDIAVGSRAVEPVVLAVAELLDNAARHSQPSTRVEVGIRSVHNGACIVIDDAGVGMDGQALEKAALLLSGRHAVDVTRLDDPPQFGFAVVGVLAHRYGFNVSVDAQSPYGGVRAVVFLPGALLTHQDTPEGAGEAALAGSSPASASGPAPAPASAPASAPASGPPGAAAPTTAGGLPKRRRRAARGPAAAPSAPAPVEADTRSAEETARRIGAFARGTLSGRAAQDSAHDPAQDPAQDPVPDTVPDTAPGATGEGAQDTAHDDEGNNRG, encoded by the coding sequence ATGACTGAACAGATACCGGAGGCGGTGGTGTGGTGCCTGGGCGTCGGCCTCCTGGCCGTCACCGTGCTCCTGGTGCGCCAGCGCGGGATCAGCGCGCGGCAGGGGAGGCGCAGCGAGTTGCTCGCCGAGGGCCTGCGCAGCCGCGAGGAGGAACTGCGCCACCTGGTCACCGTACGGCTGCCGGCCCTGGAGGAATCGGCGCACCGGCCCGTGCCCGGCGTCGGACTGCTCGACGCGCGGCTCGCGGAAACGGACTTCGCGAAGTGCCTGGACGGTGTGCTCGAGCGGTTCGCGGAGGCCGTGGAGAACTCGCAGGCCCGGGCCGACCGGTCGGCGAAGGCGGCGCTGAAGTCCTCGATGCGCTCCATCCAGGCACTCGCCAGCGAGCAGCAGGTGGCGATCTCGGATATGCAGGACCGCCACGACCACCCTGACGTCCTGCGGGATCTGCTGGAAATCGACCATGCGAACGCCCAGTTCGGCCGCCGGGCCCAGGCCATCGCCGTACTGTGCGGGTCCTGGCCGGGGCGGCAGCGGGCGGCTTCCGGGCTGACCGACGTGGTGCGCGGATCCACCTCCCGGATCCGCGACTACCGGCGGATCCGGATCCACGGCGAGGTCGACATCGCTGTCGGGAGCCGGGCGGTGGAGCCCGTGGTCCTGGCCGTCGCGGAGCTGCTGGACAACGCCGCGCGCCACTCCCAGCCCAGCACCCGGGTCGAGGTGGGCATCCGGTCGGTGCACAACGGTGCCTGCATCGTGATCGACGACGCGGGCGTCGGCATGGACGGGCAGGCGCTGGAGAAGGCCGCGCTGCTGCTGTCCGGCCGGCACGCGGTGGACGTCACCCGGCTCGACGACCCGCCCCAGTTCGGGTTCGCCGTGGTCGGGGTGCTCGCCCACCGCTACGGGTTCAACGTCTCCGTGGACGCCCAGTCGCCCTACGGGGGCGTCCGGGCCGTCGTGTTCCTCCCGGGGGCACTGCTCACCCACCAGGACACCCCGGAGGGCGCCGGCGAGGCGGCCCTCGCGGGGAGCTCCCCCGCATCCGCCTCCGGACCGGCCCCCGCACCCGCCTCCGCACCGGCCTCCGCACCGGCCTCCGGGCCTCCGGGAGCCGCGGCGCCGACGACCGCGGGAGGACTGCCGAAGCGCCGCCGCCGTGCCGCGCGGGGTCCGGCGGCCGCGCCCTCGGCGCCGGCGCCCGTCGAGGCCGACACCCGGTCGGCCGAGGAGACCGCGCGGAGGATCGGCGCGTTCGCGCGCGGCACCCTGAGCGGGCGCGCCGCCCAGGACTCCGCCCACGACCCCGCCCAGGACCCCGCCCAGGACCCCGTCCCGGACACCGTCCCGGACACCGCCCCGGGCGCCACCGGTGAAGGCGCCCAAGACACCGCCCACGATGACGAAGGGAACAACCGAGGATGA
- a CDS encoding glyceraldehyde-3-phosphate dehydrogenase, with translation MTVNEDSFTNWKRREEIAESMIPIIGKLHRERDVTVLLHSRSLVNKSVVSILKTHRFARQIAGEELSVTETMPFLQALATLDLGPSQIDIGMLAATHRADDRGLPVAEFTAEAVAGATGANKIECREPRDVVLYGFGRIGRLVARLLIEKAGSGNGLRLRAIVVRRGGDQDIVKRASLLRRDSIHGQFQGTITVDEANSTIVANGNEIKVIYAGDPSEVDYTAYGIRDAILIDNTGKWRDREGLSTHLRPGIEKVVLTAPGKGDVPNIVHGVNHDMIKPDEQIISCASCTTNAIVPPLKAMADEYGVLRGHVETVHSFTNDQNLLDNYHKADRRGRSAPLNMVITETGAASAVAKALPDLKAPITGSSIRVPVPDVSIAILSLRLGRETTREEVLEHLRNVSLTSPLKRQIDFVTAPDAVSNDFIGSRHASIVDAGATKVDGDSAILYLWYDNEFGYSCQVIRVVQHVSGVEYPTYPVPVA, from the coding sequence GTGACTGTCAATGAGGACTCGTTCACAAACTGGAAGCGTCGCGAGGAGATCGCGGAGTCGATGATCCCGATCATCGGGAAGCTGCACCGTGAGCGGGATGTCACCGTCCTGCTTCACAGCCGCTCCCTGGTGAACAAGTCGGTGGTCAGCATCCTCAAGACCCATAGGTTCGCCCGCCAGATCGCCGGCGAGGAACTCTCGGTCACCGAGACGATGCCGTTCCTGCAGGCCCTCGCCACGCTCGATCTCGGGCCCTCCCAGATCGACATCGGCATGCTCGCCGCCACCCACCGGGCGGACGACCGCGGTCTCCCGGTGGCGGAGTTCACCGCGGAGGCCGTCGCGGGCGCCACCGGCGCCAACAAGATCGAGTGCCGCGAACCGCGTGACGTCGTGCTCTACGGCTTCGGCCGCATCGGCCGGCTCGTCGCCCGGCTGCTCATCGAGAAGGCCGGTTCCGGCAACGGCCTGCGGCTGCGGGCCATCGTCGTCCGCCGGGGCGGTGACCAGGACATCGTCAAGCGTGCGTCGCTGCTGCGCCGGGACTCGATCCACGGCCAGTTCCAGGGCACCATCACCGTCGACGAGGCGAACAGCACGATCGTCGCCAACGGCAACGAGATCAAGGTCATCTACGCCGGCGACCCGTCGGAGGTCGACTACACGGCCTACGGCATCAGGGACGCCATCCTCATCGACAACACGGGCAAGTGGCGCGACCGCGAGGGCCTGTCGACGCATCTGCGCCCCGGTATCGAGAAGGTCGTCCTGACCGCTCCGGGCAAGGGCGACGTCCCCAACATCGTGCACGGCGTCAACCACGACATGATCAAGCCGGACGAGCAGATCATCTCCTGCGCTTCCTGCACCACCAACGCCATCGTCCCGCCGCTGAAGGCCATGGCCGACGAGTACGGCGTGCTGCGCGGCCACGTGGAGACCGTCCACTCGTTCACCAACGACCAGAACCTGCTGGACAACTACCACAAGGCCGACCGCCGCGGCCGCTCCGCGCCGCTCAACATGGTCATCACCGAGACCGGCGCCGCCTCCGCCGTGGCCAAGGCGCTGCCCGACCTCAAGGCGCCGATCACCGGCAGCTCGATCCGCGTCCCCGTCCCGGACGTCTCGATCGCGATCCTCAGCCTGCGGCTCGGCCGCGAGACCACCCGCGAGGAAGTGCTGGAACACCTCCGCAACGTGTCGCTGACCTCGCCGCTCAAGCGCCAGATCGACTTCGTCACCGCCCCCGACGCGGTCTCCAACGACTTCATCGGCTCGCGCCACGCGTCGATCGTCGACGCCGGGGCCACCAAGGTCGACGGCGACAGCGCGATCCTCTACCTCTGGTACGACAACGAGTTCGGCTACTCGTGCCAGGTGATCCGCGTCGTCCAGCACGTCTCCGGGGTCGAGTACCCGACCTACCCGGTGCCGGTGGCCTGA
- a CDS encoding roadblock/LC7 domain-containing protein, which yields MIEPTNNELGWMLDEVLKVPGALHAILLSADGMLRAHSEHIGRDDAERLAAGLSGVQSISRSTAEFCDRADTPWRQTLIEFAHGYVFLVAAGEGAYLAVSTTENVDMEAVTYRMHKLVDRLGRELTSPARQGTGSLA from the coding sequence ATGATCGAGCCCACGAACAACGAGTTGGGCTGGATGCTCGATGAGGTCCTGAAGGTGCCCGGGGCGCTGCACGCGATCCTGCTCTCCGCTGACGGCATGCTCCGGGCCCACTCGGAGCACATCGGCAGGGACGACGCGGAACGGCTGGCGGCCGGGCTCTCGGGCGTCCAGTCCATCAGCCGCAGCACGGCCGAGTTCTGCGACCGCGCCGACACCCCGTGGCGGCAGACGCTGATCGAGTTCGCCCACGGCTACGTGTTCCTCGTCGCCGCCGGAGAGGGCGCCTACCTCGCGGTGTCCACCACGGAGAACGTGGACATGGAGGCGGTCACGTACCGCATGCACAAGCTGGTCGACCGGCTCGGCAGGGAGCTGACCAGTCCGGCACGGCAGGGAACCGGCAGCCTGGCATGA
- a CDS encoding ribosome maturation factor RimM has translation MSERVWACVPTSGHNRDDDLTGYRVEATDGSVGRVDKHSDEVGSQYTVVDTGTWIFGREVLLPAGTITAVDHDERRIIVSRTGDEIRAAPEFDEDGHRGDPAYRDRLGGYYGSGH, from the coding sequence GTGAGCGAGCGCGTGTGGGCCTGCGTACCGACCAGCGGACACAACCGCGACGACGACCTGACGGGTTATCGGGTGGAGGCGACCGACGGCAGCGTCGGCAGGGTCGACAAGCACTCCGACGAGGTCGGCTCCCAGTACACCGTCGTCGACACCGGCACATGGATCTTCGGCAGGGAGGTCCTGCTGCCCGCCGGCACCATCACGGCCGTGGACCACGACGAGAGGCGGATCATCGTGTCCCGCACCGGGGACGAGATCAGGGCCGCGCCGGAGTTCGACGAGGACGGGCACCGCGGCGACCCGGCCTACCGCGACCGACTCGGCGGCTACTACGGCTCCGGCCACTGA
- a CDS encoding cytochrome P450, which translates to MRRTGPTAPVELSPGVRATLVTGYDAALHVLRSSETFSKDSRRWRDMADGTVPADCPVAPMMAYRPNALLTDGPEHRRLRQAITDSLGGVEPHALRGYVEQSADALIDRFAAAGEADLLAGYAQPLPLLVLNQMFGCPPEYGERLVEGMAGIFELVDAEKANELLTRTVGALIALKREKPGRDVTSRLIAHPARLTDEELVHTLVLLIGAGTEPEQNLIANSLRLLLSDDRFAGSLSGGSLPVEDALDEVLWTDPPMANYAVHFPVHDVLYEGTLLREGHPLVISFAAANTDPALAPEQHPGNRAHLAWSAGPHSCPAQGAARLIAAVAVEKLLDRLPDMELAVPVQDLEWRPGPFHRALAALPVSFQPATFQSAPFPSTGVTRAAADGLGTADGRPAGDEASASADRRDQAPPGGRRGAPAAAAPASGWARLLAWWRGE; encoded by the coding sequence ATGCGGCGGACCGGGCCGACGGCGCCGGTCGAGTTGTCGCCCGGGGTGCGGGCCACACTCGTCACCGGCTACGACGCCGCGCTCCATGTGCTGCGCAGCTCCGAGACGTTCTCGAAGGACTCGCGCCGCTGGCGTGACATGGCCGACGGCACCGTGCCGGCCGACTGCCCGGTCGCCCCGATGATGGCCTACCGGCCGAACGCCCTGCTGACCGACGGACCGGAGCACCGCCGTCTGCGCCAGGCGATCACGGACAGCCTGGGTGGCGTGGAGCCGCACGCGCTGCGCGGCTATGTGGAGCAGAGCGCCGACGCGCTCATCGACCGGTTCGCCGCCGCAGGTGAGGCCGACCTGCTCGCCGGGTACGCCCAGCCCCTGCCCCTGCTGGTGCTCAACCAGATGTTCGGCTGCCCGCCCGAGTACGGTGAGCGGCTGGTCGAGGGCATGGCCGGCATCTTCGAACTCGTCGACGCCGAGAAGGCGAACGAACTCCTCACCCGGACCGTGGGCGCCCTGATCGCGCTGAAGCGCGAGAAGCCGGGGCGGGACGTCACCTCCCGGCTCATCGCCCATCCCGCGCGGCTGACGGACGAGGAGCTCGTCCACACCCTGGTCCTCCTGATAGGCGCCGGTACGGAGCCCGAACAGAACCTGATCGCCAACAGCCTGCGCCTGCTGCTGTCCGACGACCGGTTCGCGGGCAGTCTGTCGGGAGGCAGCCTGCCCGTGGAGGACGCCCTCGACGAGGTGCTGTGGACCGACCCTCCCATGGCCAACTACGCCGTGCACTTCCCCGTGCACGACGTCCTGTACGAGGGGACCCTGCTCAGGGAGGGGCACCCGCTCGTCATCAGCTTCGCCGCGGCGAACACCGACCCCGCCCTGGCACCGGAGCAGCACCCGGGCAACCGCGCCCATCTCGCGTGGAGCGCCGGCCCGCACTCCTGTCCGGCGCAGGGCGCGGCCCGGCTGATCGCGGCGGTGGCCGTGGAGAAGCTCCTGGACCGCCTGCCCGACATGGAACTCGCCGTCCCGGTGCAGGACCTCGAGTGGCGGCCGGGGCCGTTCCACCGCGCGCTCGCCGCCCTGCCCGTCTCCTTCCAGCCCGCCACCTTCCAGTCCGCCCCGTTCCCGTCCACCGGTGTCACCCGCGCCGCCGCGGACGGGCTGGGCACGGCGGACGGGCGGCCCGCGGGCGACGAGGCGTCGGCGTCCGCGGACCGGCGCGACCAGGCGCCGCCCGGGGGGCGGCGCGGCGCACCGGCGGCCGCGGCGCCGGCGAGCGGCTGGGCCCGGCTGCTCGCCTGGTGGCGGGGGGAGTGA